Genomic window (Octopus bimaculoides isolate UCB-OBI-ISO-001 chromosome 28, ASM119413v2, whole genome shotgun sequence):
AGATGCTaccatttttcaaaatatttcccagGAGCAATAAATTTAGATTTTCAAGAGAAGACTTTCTCGTTTTTCACAGACAGAAggctgtgtatttgtttgtggttTTTTAAGTAACTGTTATAAACAAACGAttccccacatatttcacagtggtaGGGCTTTTCTCCGGAGTGGCTTCGTACATGAACTACAAGATTGGAATTATTAACAAAAgacttcccacatatttcacagtgatacgATTTCTCAccagtgtgtattcttttgtgtgATTTTAAATGACCATTACTAATAAATGATTTCCcgcatatttcacaatgaaatggtttttctccagtatgtattcttttgtgcCTGTTTAAATCACTGTTAGAGACAAACGATTTCCCACACGTTTCACAACaatatggtttctcaccagtgTGGCTACGTTTGTGGACACGAAGATTCGAACTattagagaatgatttgccacacaCTTCACAACAgaagggtttttctccagtgtgtatccTTTTGTGCTTTGCTAAGTCACAGTTAGAAGCAAATGATTTTCCACAAGTTTCACAATGATACGGTTTTTCACcagtgtgtattcgtatgtgaaCTCCAAGATTATAGTTATCAGGGAATGACTCCCCACATATCTCACAGTGATACGGTTTTTCGccagtgtgtattcttttatgacATGTTAAATTACTGTTAGAAgcgaaagatttcccacata
Coding sequences:
- the LOC106878036 gene encoding zinc finger protein 239 → MEDVNYLESSNKTAFTNIDIVTQTCSDEKPLQSAALIAVTGNILEYCEICTKTFPSEDEFLTHKETHNKEKPLHYKISEKSLLCNSELVKHKRKHGGKKSYHCGICGKLFTQNSHLVTHIRIHTGEKPYHCEICGKSFASNSNLTCHKRIHTGEKPYHCEICGESFPDNYNLGVHIRIHTGEKPYHCETCGKSFASNCDLAKHKRIHTGEKPFCCEVCGKSFSNSSNLRVHKRSHTGEKPYCCETCGKSFVSNSDLNRHKRIHTGEKPFHCEICGKSFISNGHLKSHKRIHTGEKSYHCEICGKSFVNNSNLVVHVRSHSGEKPYHCEICGESFVYNSYLKNHKQIHSLLSVKNEKVFS